In Streptomyces sp. SID8374, one genomic interval encodes:
- a CDS encoding DUF4240 domain-containing protein gives MDINEWWGLVGSAREAAGDRADDRDLPDDPLPGALTDVLAALEPAEIVDFAATAYEVTASAYRWPLWNAAYVIEGGCGDDGFTDFRDGLVLLGREVFTRAVADPDSLAGLPVVVRMSRGESGWIGYESLAGPVREAYVRAGGAADGFHAAVEAADRGRIRAGEPGGEHWDAEDADATRLHLPRLAALFQD, from the coding sequence ATGGACATCAACGAGTGGTGGGGGCTCGTCGGAAGCGCCCGTGAGGCGGCCGGGGACCGGGCGGACGACCGGGACCTGCCCGACGATCCGCTGCCGGGCGCGCTGACCGATGTGCTCGCGGCCCTGGAGCCCGCCGAGATCGTCGACTTCGCCGCGACGGCGTACGAGGTGACCGCGTCGGCCTACCGGTGGCCCCTGTGGAACGCGGCGTACGTCATCGAGGGCGGCTGCGGTGACGACGGGTTCACGGACTTCCGCGACGGGCTCGTCCTGCTCGGGCGGGAGGTCTTCACCCGGGCCGTGGCCGACCCCGACTCGCTGGCCGGGCTGCCCGTCGTGGTCCGGATGAGCCGTGGGGAGAGCGGCTGGATCGGCTACGAGTCGCTGGCCGGGCCGGTCAGGGAGGCGTACGTGCGCGCCGGGGGAGCGGCCGACGGATTCCACGCGGCCGTGGAGGCGGCCGACCGGGGCCGAATACGGGCCGGGGAGCCGGGCGGCGAGCACTGGGACGCGGAGGACGCCGACGCCACGCGCCTCCACCTGCCCCGGCTGGCGGCACTCTTCCAGGACTGA
- a CDS encoding HEAT repeat domain-containing protein: protein MFDPFIAPSGTLLGLLQRGRGDGTLHALAAPRPEALAALNHCVVSDPRHDWQVENRSLYYARLYLDLDGGIEEIERHLGDPDDHTDTDDSRTGLALSVLGHLASYGRDDALALLRRYAATGANWAWALDELALRDDDAGLRSLALPVLGRFPATEEGTAELAAAVRDSFEPRPWRLWADDPREAVGARVRAATEQGSFDRWQRQMRPGGPRPGWSVQAVFDWAQQALERGSELHVPAARCLSAVAGPDDRPQIVEAARNGSDGARCAALHHLAEAADPAVLDLIEAAALSPSRTVADAAVAAFERMCGDEAVERARRWARRPDALGASAAGILACRGTAQDAPQVLGALREAVRGDGPDAPRLWTLVDGTGRLGIACAAPVLRHVYRETSSSHLRGRAARALAATDPSFATGFAVECLWDCEETTREVAALHAETGDIRVAERLRRLAADPAEEAEVQTAVRSRIGPDAPAL, encoded by the coding sequence AGCGCCGAGCGGCACCCTGCTCGGCCTGCTGCAGAGGGGCCGCGGCGACGGCACGCTCCACGCACTCGCCGCACCGCGCCCCGAGGCCCTCGCGGCCCTCAACCACTGCGTCGTGAGCGACCCCCGTCACGACTGGCAGGTGGAGAACCGCTCCCTCTACTACGCACGCCTGTATCTGGATCTCGACGGCGGCATCGAAGAGATCGAGCGCCACCTCGGCGACCCCGACGACCACACGGACACCGACGACTCCCGTACCGGCCTCGCGCTCTCCGTCCTCGGCCACCTCGCCTCCTACGGACGCGACGACGCCCTCGCGCTGCTCCGCCGCTACGCGGCCACCGGCGCCAACTGGGCCTGGGCCCTCGACGAGCTCGCCCTGCGCGACGACGACGCGGGCCTGCGCTCCCTCGCCCTGCCCGTCCTGGGGCGTTTTCCGGCCACCGAGGAAGGCACCGCCGAGCTCGCCGCCGCCGTACGCGACTCCTTCGAGCCGCGCCCCTGGCGGCTCTGGGCCGACGACCCGCGCGAAGCGGTCGGCGCCCGCGTGCGGGCCGCCACCGAACAGGGCTCGTTCGACCGCTGGCAGCGCCAGATGCGCCCCGGCGGCCCCCGCCCCGGCTGGAGCGTCCAGGCCGTCTTCGACTGGGCCCAGCAAGCCCTGGAACGCGGCAGCGAACTGCACGTCCCCGCGGCCCGCTGCCTCTCCGCCGTCGCCGGACCCGACGACCGTCCCCAGATCGTCGAGGCCGCCCGCAACGGTTCCGACGGCGCCCGCTGCGCCGCCCTGCACCACCTCGCCGAGGCGGCCGACCCAGCCGTCCTCGACCTCATCGAGGCCGCCGCCCTCAGCCCCTCCCGTACGGTCGCCGACGCGGCCGTCGCCGCCTTCGAGCGGATGTGCGGTGACGAGGCCGTGGAACGCGCCCGGCGCTGGGCCAGGCGCCCCGACGCCCTCGGCGCCTCCGCCGCCGGGATCCTCGCCTGCCGCGGCACCGCCCAGGACGCTCCCCAAGTCCTCGGCGCGCTGCGGGAGGCCGTACGCGGCGACGGACCCGACGCCCCCCGGCTCTGGACCCTTGTGGACGGCACCGGCCGCCTCGGCATCGCCTGCGCCGCCCCCGTACTGCGCCACGTCTACCGCGAGACGTCCTCCTCGCACCTGCGGGGCCGGGCCGCCCGGGCCCTCGCCGCCACCGACCCGTCCTTCGCGACCGGCTTCGCGGTGGAGTGCCTGTGGGACTGCGAGGAGACCACCCGCGAGGTGGCCGCCCTGCACGCCGAGACCGGGGACATCCGCGTCGCCGAACGCCTGCGCCGCCTCGCCGCCGACCCGGCCGAGGAGGCCGAGGTGCAGACGGCGGTCCGGAGCCGGATCGGACCGGACGCACCGGCGCTCTGA